ATTCTGAGAAAATGCGGTGGTGAATTCCCCCTGCTTCCAACCCCGCCACCTGAGTTGCTCCCACATCAAAGGTAAATCCTTGGCGTTTAAACGTCGAAGCACAGCCTCCTGGTGCGATCGCTTGATCTAAAATTAAGACGCTGTAACCTCTATGAGCTAATAATGCCCCAGCAGTCAGTCCACCGATTCCTGCACCAATAACCACTACATGAGATTTGCTTTTGTCAACATAAATGCTGGACATTGATATTTATCTTTATAATTCTTAATATTGCTATTCATAATTTTACAGCCTGATTGAGATTAATGACTTCATGACTACTACCCGACCAACCCGAAATTGCTAGGTGAGGGTCTTCCTCTCTGTGTTCTCTGCGCCTCTGTGGTTCGTTATCTAACCCAGAGTATGGACGCGGGGAAAATTCTTGCCTTACTTGCTCATGCGATCGCTTCTTCTGTCAGAGAAGTGATCGCAGTGCTTATTTTTAAGTCCCAGATAAGATAAAGAAGTAACATCGCTCCTCACACACAAGTAGCAATGACCTCAACCCTACGGAAACTTCCCCGTCTCAATGCCCCGACACTACACCAGTTGCCCAATGGTTTGACAATCATTGCCGAGCAAATGCCAGTTGAAGCCGTAAACCTCAACTTGTGGATTAAAGTTGGTTCTGCTGTAGAATCTGATGCCATTAACGGTATGGCTCACTTTTTAGAACACATGATTTTTAAAGGAACAGAACGACTAGCTAGCGGCGAATTTGAACGTCGAATTGAAGAGCGGGGTGCTGTTACCAATGCCGCTACGAGCCAAGATTATACTCATTACTATATAACTACTGCCCCCAAAGATTTTGCCGAGCTTGCGCCACTACAAATAGATGTAGTATCAAATGCGAGTATTCCTGATGATGCCTTTGAACGTGAGCGATTGGTAGTTTTAGAAGAAATTAGGCGTTCCGAGGATAATCCCCAACGGCGTACATATCGGCGGGCGATGCAAACAGCCTTTGATCGGCTACCCTATCGCCGTCCGGTATTGGGGCCAGAATCGGTGATTGCCGAACTGAAACCCCAGCAGATGCGGGATTTTCATGCTAATTGGTATCAACCGCAGTCAATTACTGCTGTAGCTGTGGGAAATTTGCCCGTAGAAGAATTAATTGCAACTATTGCAGAAGGATTTACAAAAGCTATTCCCCAGCCCATTACAGACGGGATTAATCGCGTCTCTCCCCTGAATCCTGAATCACCATTTACAGAAATTGTCCGTCAAGAATTTATCGATGAAAGTCTGCAACAAGCAAGGCTAGTAATGGTTTGGCGAGTTCCCGGAATGACACAGTTAGATCGCACCTATGGATTGGATGTTTTAGCCGGAATTTTGGGACATGGACGGACATCAAGACTGGTGAGAGATTTACGAGAAGAACGGGGATTAGTTTCGTCAATTTCTGTGAGCAACATGAGCAATGAACTGCAAGGGATATTTTACATTTCAGCTAAATGTGCAGTGGAAAATTTAGCAATTGTAGAGGATGCGATCGCTCAACACATTGGCAAACTCCAAACAGAGTTGGTAACAGAATCAGAAATTGCCCGTATAGGGCGGCGAGTAGCTAATAGATATGTTTTTGGCAACGAAACACCAAGCGATCGCTCTGGTTTGTATGGTTATTATCAATCTTTGGTAGGAGATTTGGAACCCGCCTTTAACTACCCAGCGATCATCCAGAGCCAAGATGCAACAAACTTGATGCAAGCAGCTAAAGAGTATCTATCTCCAGATGCTTATGGTGTAGTTTTTGTCAAGCCGTAAATTACAAATTGGGAATAGGGCATGGGGCATTGGGCATAGGGTAGATAATTAATAACCAGTACCCAATACCCACTTAACTAATCCAAAATCCAAAATCTAAAATCCAAAATTGCATGATCTGGACTCAAATCGACACCCATATTAGCCAGGTGACTGGCGAAAAATTTCAGAGTCAGCAACGGCGATCAATTGGTGGTGGGTGCATCAACCAAGGTTATGCTGTCTCTAATGGTGAGATAACCTACTTCGTCAAGCTAAATCAAGTATCCCAAGTTGCGATGTTTGAAGCTGAGGCGTTGGGCTTAAAGGAAATGCTAGCAACAGCTAGTATTCGCATCCCCAAACCAATTTGCTGGGGTACTGCTGATAATTCTAGCTACATCATCCTGGAATGGTTGGAACTTGCTAGCGGTAACGGCAACTCATGGCAAGAAATGGGACGCAAGTTAGCGGCAATGCATAAAGCTAGCAGCAGTCAAAGTTTTGGTTGGAAAATTAACAATACCATAGGTTCCACGCCGCAAATCAATACTTGGACAGCAGACTGGACAGAATTTTATATTAAACATCGCTTGGGTTATCAATTTCAGTTGGCAAGGCGGCGGGGAGGTAATTTTCCCCAGCAAGACAAGTTATTAGCAGCTATCCCTGAGCTATTGGCAAATCATCAGGTACAACCTTCCTTAGTACACGGCGATTTATGGGGTGGAAATGCTGGGTGTACTGCATCCGGGGAGCCAGTGATATTTGATCCAGCAACTTATTTTGCAGATAGAGAAGTTGATATCGCCATGACAGAATTATTTGGTGGTTTCCCCGCAGCGTTTTATAAGGGTTACAACGAAGTGTTTCCGTTAGATGCAGGTTATGAGCAAAGAAAAACACTTTATAACCTGTATCACATTTTGAATCACTTCAATTTATTTGGGGGTAGTTACGATTCCCAAGCCAATAGGATGATTGACCAGATTTTACGATAAGGGATGCGGATTGTGGTTGATTGACTTTTTTGGTTGATTACTTTGTCCTGGTGTCACAGACACGATTGGGAGATTGATGGTAGTTTATTTTTGCACAAACTCCTTTATCCCAATCGCGATACAACCCATGACACTCAATTTATATTTACTGCGACATGGAGAAACTACTTTTAGTCAAAGTGGTAATTTCTGCGGTGAAACTGATGCGGAGTTGACTTCTGAAGGTATGCAGATGGCATCCGCTTTTGCCGATGTTTATCAACAATTGAAGTGGGAAGGGGTTTATGTTAGCCCGATGAAGCGCGCAATTGCAACTGCCAAGCCATTTTGTGATGCTATCGGTATAGATATGCAGTTGCGTGACGGACTCAGAGAAGGTAGTTACGGCGAATGGGAAACTAAGAGTAAATCATTTGCCCAAGAGAATTACGCAGAAAACTATGTAAAATGGGTGACAGAACCAGCTTGGAATGCACCATTAGGTGGAGAAACTGCGGTAGATATTGCTAACCGTTCTATGCCTGTAATTGCTGAAATTCAAGAAAAACATCCCCAAGGTAATGTTTTAGTAGTTTCTCATAAAGCTACGATTCGGATTATGCTTTGCAGTTTACTGGGAATTGATTTGGGACGCTATCGCTATCGGGTGAATATTTTGGTCGCGTCGGTAAGTATGGTTAAATTTGACGTTAATGGCCCTTTGTTAGAAATATTAGGCGATCGCCATCATATACCCGATCGCATTCGCTCTCGCCCAGGAACATAATATAGCGGTTCTCGTTTGGGTGCAATACAGTCTGACCTCTCTCCAAACCTCTCTCCTAAGAGGAGAGAGGCTTTCCGCCGTAGGCGATCGCATGGGTTGACAAAGCCCTCAGTAAATAGGAGATTAATTTGATCGGGTGTGAGGATTTCTGCCTTGCCGAACCGATTTATTTTCAGAGGTTCTAGCCTATATTAGGCAAGATGTTTATCCCACAAGACTTAACTCCTGGTTTCGATATCGTATAACTGGCATAAGGTGAGGAGTTTTTGTTTAAGGCGATCGCGCAGACTCTCAGGTGATACAATCACGCAATCTTCCCAATATCGCGATACTTCTCGAATCAGCCAGAAGGGATTAGCTACTCGCCGCACCACCTGACGCACATCATTAATCATGTCATCCTCAATATCATCTTCTTTCGGTTGATAGGCTTTAGCTAGCCAACCCCGAAAGTGTAATTGCACTTTTACGTAATCAAGTTCACCCCGCCAATCACCACTTGTTGGGACAACAGACTTAATTCGCTCAAAGCTTAAGCAACGATTGTGCCAAAGTTCGGGTAATTCTGGGATATCGTTTTCTACGTCTGCTGTCTCTTCGCACCAAATCATGAGATAAAAGCGTTTCTCAAAAAAGCGCACCTCAGCGTGACGAACTTTGTAATCTAATTCCTGACCTTGAGAGTTGGAATAGAGTATGTAAAAAGGCTGTTTAGCTTTACTTAGTTCTTCTATCGTATTTCGCCATTCTTGGATAGGTTGACTAAGTTGTTTCATCAGCAATTGACGAAGAGGTGCTTCAAGATTGCCCCGTTCTAGCAAAAGTGCAAGTACAGTTTGTGCTTCTCCTATATGACCTGCATCGTTTAAGGCTTTTATTGCCTGCTGTAAGGCGTTAACTTGGTTAAGGTCAAGTGTGAAAGGCTTTCCGACCTCTACAGATTGTTGGGCGATCGCCACTATTAAGCCCGAAATACTCGGTTCTTTGCCCCAATTGATATTGAGTTGGCGAGCGATCGCTTCTAGTTGTTCCTTAGTTCCTGGCGGAATTGACAGTGTAATCGTTTCTTTTTTTCTGGGCATTGACAAAATGTACTTGCACTTTTAATTTACTTGTGCCATATTCATAGATGTAATTATAAATAGTCTAGTTGCAAAAAAGTGCAGTGACATAACTTGAGTTTGTCAGGTTATCTCAGTATAAGTACTCATCTCAAAAGTTGACCTTGCAACCTAGACTCGATTTTGGATTGGAGTATCTTTATATGTCCAAGCGTAGTCGGCTTTTGAATAATCCTCCTAAGTCTTTGGAGGAGATTTATTTCAGTGAAATTCGCCCCCAGCTTTACGAAAATCATGCACATCATCATCAGTACGGCGTGAGAACGGGTACAACCCTTGCAGAACACCTGGATTCTGCGTGTCAGTTCATTTTGACAGTTAGCCGAATCGCAGATGTCCCAGAAAATAAAAGACCTTTGCTACTAGCTGCAACTGCTGTACATGACCTGAATAAATTAGATACTCAAGGACACAATGTTAAAACCCTGGCGAGAAATCAGGAATTTTTACGAGAACAACTAGAAAAGGCTTGTGTACTTGGCTTTGTTGTCTCACAAGATGATTTGGAGTTAGTCAGAAAGCTAATTGAGCGCCATTCAGGTCATAACGTCAGCGATGGGGCAAGATTTTTACCAGAAGACCCAAATATTGAACGTTGGGCGGCGATGCTTACAGCTGCGGACTTATTTGATTTAGGAATTCCAGATGCACAACGTTTTCGCAAACTGGAAAAAGAATTAACCGTTGCTTTTGGGCGAAGCTGTAACCTTTTTAGAATTAGCATTTCTGAAGACAAAGGCTATATTACAGCCCTATTGCTCGGTGCTTGCGAAGAGGTTTTGCAAAAGTATGGGTTAAATCCTTTAGCAATTTTCCCTGATGGCGAACTTTTTGAAGGTGAAGCTTTAGCAAATGTAGATTTGACAAAAGAAATAGCTGCTGTTTGGCAAAGTAAAATTGACCAAGTTTTTGGAAATAATATCGAAAGACTTGTCAGAGCTACTAAAGATGGTATTAAGGTTTCTCATCAAGCCATCCAACAAAATATTGAGGAAGTTTTGGTAAATGTTGAGGCTCTTTTAGAAAGGAAAAAAGCTGGATACAAATCAGACAAGATTGCTAAAGATGTAACTAAGTGGGGTGAAGCGGCTGGTGCAGATGCACTAATAAAAGCGGCTGAACTTCAGTTATTACCTGTAAGTAATGCGGAAGAGTTTGCCATATCTGAAGGTTTAAAAGCAGCTTACCTTAGTTACCGTGAAGCCGGATTAAGCCCTAAAGAAGTTTGGGATAAAATCGCTCATCATACGGGTATATCGGAACTTCAGCGTATTGCAATTGAGCCGTTTAATGGTCAATATGGGCGACCTTTATTTGCTGCTAAAGCTGCTGTTAAAGGAATTGAGGGTATTAAAGAAGCTCTACAAGAATCTTTTCAACTAAGAAAGGAAAGTACACAAATATCTGAAGAAACAGAAGTATCTGAAGAAATGATTGCAGCCGTTAGCCGAATGGTAAATTTACCTTTTGCCATTCGGTTAAATGGAGTCGATGATTTAAATGCTTATGTAGAAGCAAATCCCAGACAAAGATGCTCTTTAGGTTCTACTTCTACTGATATAGATGAGCTAATTTCAGATAATATGCCTCCTGGGACAAAAGTACAAGCTTTTTCTAATCGCTTACCGGGTGGTATCAGTGCTGAACCGAAAAGACAAGCAGATTCAATTGCAGCTTTAGCTTACCAATTAATGGCAGTTGGGGCAAACTTTCCTGCTGTTAAAAAACAAGACCCGCTTTATTTGCACTTAGCATTACCTAAAGGTTCTGCTCCAGAACTATTGAGAATTTGGCGTGGACTTTTAAAACAACTTGCAACGACAAATGCTGAAGGTGGTACTGTCACTATTGATGAATTTAAATTGTATAGAGATAACCAACTTGAATTTAAAGCTAATAAAGTAGTTGGTTTAGCATTACCAAAGCGTCCTGATTTTGTTCATACATCTGTCATTATTCCTTTACTTTGGGGAGATGTTAATAATTCTTTAGCTTTACTAAAGTCACTGAGGCTTGCTTTAGAAATTTCCTTGTCTTTAGATATTGGCTTTCCTTTTACCTTGAGTAGCAATCTAGAGGTGGAGTTATTTAGTGATGTTTACGGACGAATAGAGGGAATTCCTTCTGCACTGCAAACTTTATTAGGAAATGGACAATATCAACAGCGCCAAGATGCAGAAAAAATTCTTGAGCGACTACGTTGCATTGGCAAACTAGCAACATCTGTTGCAAGTATTCAGAAAGCTGATGATTGTTTGTATGATTTGGCTCGTGCTTGTGTCAGACCAATTGAACTTTATTATGTCTTGCTACGTTGGACTCTGCGAGAACAAGACGAACCAAACTTGAGTGTTATTTGGAGTCGCATTTGTGAACCGTTAAATACTTTGTTGGAGAATCTTATGCCAAATGAAACCTCGCTTTTAACTAAGTATCTCAAAGAAGCTGCTCAAATTGCAGCACAAGGAAACCTGAAGGGAAGTTCTTTTACAAGAACTGCTCAAGCAGAACCTTTTACAGCCTTTATTGCTGCTATTCGTTCTCAAAAATCCCATCTGGATTTAGAGATAATTTTTGCTGCCTTAGTGCAGCAATATTACACTCGTCTAGACCGAATTAATCGTGAATATCGTGTAGGTGCAACAAAGTTGGATCAAGTTAAGCGTTATTACGATGTATTACAAAAACTATATGAGGAGGTTTATTCGGCACGTCCTGAAAAGTTTTTATCTGACCAAAAAACTTTAGAAGCTGCTTATTTATTCTTCCTTGAGGAAGCACGTAAACAACTTAAAAGTCAATCTGAAGATGATTCTGTCGAAACAACTACAACTGTTTAAATAATTAGGAGTTTGTCATCATGTCCATTTCAAAACTTTCCTCGGTTCTAGCAACAAGTTATGAGAACTTCCCCAAAGGACGTTTTATTACTTTAGTTGTTTTAAGGACAACCCATTCTGAAACTATCTTTCGCACAGAAGGTTCAGGTGAGCCAATGTGTAGCGAATTTGTCCAAGCTGGTTTAGAGGGTGAAAATCAAAAAACTATAATTCAACGTTTGGTAATGACTAAGCGTAAACAAGTAGCACCAGAAAGACGCTACGGACGAGAACATTTAAGAGCGCATGAGCTTTTATACACTAACCCTAAAGATGGTTCTCTTTGTTCTTTAAATACTAATGCACCTTGTGAAATGTGTGTAGATTGTTTCCTCTACGGCTTCGCGGCTGGTGGGGGTGGCGCTCAAAAAAGCCGGATTTGGACTGAAGATGCTTTTAGTATTTTACCTGCTAGTGATGTTGTAGGCGATCGCACAATAAATGCCATCTACGAAACTGGCACAATGCGCGATGAAAAAGGTAACGCCTCAACAGCTTTAAATACCAGCGAATACATCAAACCAGGCGTGCATTTTCTGGATGTCGTCACCCTAAAAGATGTAACTGCGGATGAACTGCGGTATATCATCGGTAACATTCTGTTCACAAGTCGTTATGGTGCAGTTTCCAGTCGTGTTGGACGTATGGAAAATGAGATATTAGGTGTATTTGGTAGTATTACCGAACTTCCTAGTTCTCTAGAACTTGTACAAGCTACTTATGATGTCTTAGGTAAGCCTTTAGAACACCCTTTGAATATTAATCAATTAATTACAGCCAGCAAACAAGTAATTGCTAATTGGAAAAATAAGAGAGGGGTTTCTGTGCAGTTATCTGAAGAAGAATTAGCCAATTTGCTGACTGACGTAGAAACTAATTGGTCACCAGATGAACGTGATAATTTTCTCAAGCGTTTAACGCAATCCTATGAATCCTTCCGTCAGGTTGCACCTGAGAAAAACAAAGGTAAAGGTAAAAGCAAAGGCAAAAATACACCAGTTGAAGTAGAGATTTAGGTTATGTCAACAATTCCTTTTCAGCAGGCAAAACTTGTTGAATTATACTGTCTTGAACCAGTCTTTTTTGCCTCTAGGGAGTTGTCTGATACCTATTACACTGAGGGTGTAATTGGGAATTATGCTCTTACCTATGCTTTAGGTAGAGTAAATTCCCCCTATCGCCTCCAAGGTCAGGCTACCGGACGACCAACCTACAAAGAAGATTTACAACCAATCGCACAAGATTTTTATATCTTACCAGCTTCACCAGTAGGTAGAGTGACATTCAGATTTGAACGTTTCAATGCTCTTTCTGATTCTTACTGGTATGCAATGACTA
This Nostoc sp. C052 DNA region includes the following protein-coding sequences:
- a CDS encoding pitrilysin family protein, whose translation is MTSTLRKLPRLNAPTLHQLPNGLTIIAEQMPVEAVNLNLWIKVGSAVESDAINGMAHFLEHMIFKGTERLASGEFERRIEERGAVTNAATSQDYTHYYITTAPKDFAELAPLQIDVVSNASIPDDAFERERLVVLEEIRRSEDNPQRRTYRRAMQTAFDRLPYRRPVLGPESVIAELKPQQMRDFHANWYQPQSITAVAVGNLPVEELIATIAEGFTKAIPQPITDGINRVSPLNPESPFTEIVRQEFIDESLQQARLVMVWRVPGMTQLDRTYGLDVLAGILGHGRTSRLVRDLREERGLVSSISVSNMSNELQGIFYISAKCAVENLAIVEDAIAQHIGKLQTELVTESEIARIGRRVANRYVFGNETPSDRSGLYGYYQSLVGDLEPAFNYPAIIQSQDATNLMQAAKEYLSPDAYGVVFVKP
- a CDS encoding fructosamine kinase family protein — encoded protein: MWTQIDTHISQVTGEKFQSQQRRSIGGGCINQGYAVSNGEITYFVKLNQVSQVAMFEAEALGLKEMLATASIRIPKPICWGTADNSSYIILEWLELASGNGNSWQEMGRKLAAMHKASSSQSFGWKINNTIGSTPQINTWTADWTEFYIKHRLGYQFQLARRRGGNFPQQDKLLAAIPELLANHQVQPSLVHGDLWGGNAGCTASGEPVIFDPATYFADREVDIAMTELFGGFPAAFYKGYNEVFPLDAGYEQRKTLYNLYHILNHFNLFGGSYDSQANRMIDQILR
- a CDS encoding histidine phosphatase family protein produces the protein MTLNLYLLRHGETTFSQSGNFCGETDAELTSEGMQMASAFADVYQQLKWEGVYVSPMKRAIATAKPFCDAIGIDMQLRDGLREGSYGEWETKSKSFAQENYAENYVKWVTEPAWNAPLGGETAVDIANRSMPVIAEIQEKHPQGNVLVVSHKATIRIMLCSLLGIDLGRYRYRVNILVASVSMVKFDVNGPLLEILGDRHHIPDRIRSRPGT
- a CDS encoding YafY family protein codes for the protein MPRKKETITLSIPPGTKEQLEAIARQLNINWGKEPSISGLIVAIAQQSVEVGKPFTLDLNQVNALQQAIKALNDAGHIGEAQTVLALLLERGNLEAPLRQLLMKQLSQPIQEWRNTIEELSKAKQPFYILYSNSQGQELDYKVRHAEVRFFEKRFYLMIWCEETADVENDIPELPELWHNRCLSFERIKSVVPTSGDWRGELDYVKVQLHFRGWLAKAYQPKEDDIEDDMINDVRQVVRRVANPFWLIREVSRYWEDCVIVSPESLRDRLKQKLLTLCQLYDIETRS
- a CDS encoding CRISPR-associated protein Csc3, yielding MSKRSRLLNNPPKSLEEIYFSEIRPQLYENHAHHHQYGVRTGTTLAEHLDSACQFILTVSRIADVPENKRPLLLAATAVHDLNKLDTQGHNVKTLARNQEFLREQLEKACVLGFVVSQDDLELVRKLIERHSGHNVSDGARFLPEDPNIERWAAMLTAADLFDLGIPDAQRFRKLEKELTVAFGRSCNLFRISISEDKGYITALLLGACEEVLQKYGLNPLAIFPDGELFEGEALANVDLTKEIAAVWQSKIDQVFGNNIERLVRATKDGIKVSHQAIQQNIEEVLVNVEALLERKKAGYKSDKIAKDVTKWGEAAGADALIKAAELQLLPVSNAEEFAISEGLKAAYLSYREAGLSPKEVWDKIAHHTGISELQRIAIEPFNGQYGRPLFAAKAAVKGIEGIKEALQESFQLRKESTQISEETEVSEEMIAAVSRMVNLPFAIRLNGVDDLNAYVEANPRQRCSLGSTSTDIDELISDNMPPGTKVQAFSNRLPGGISAEPKRQADSIAALAYQLMAVGANFPAVKKQDPLYLHLALPKGSAPELLRIWRGLLKQLATTNAEGGTVTIDEFKLYRDNQLEFKANKVVGLALPKRPDFVHTSVIIPLLWGDVNNSLALLKSLRLALEISLSLDIGFPFTLSSNLEVELFSDVYGRIEGIPSALQTLLGNGQYQQRQDAEKILERLRCIGKLATSVASIQKADDCLYDLARACVRPIELYYVLLRWTLREQDEPNLSVIWSRICEPLNTLLENLMPNETSLLTKYLKEAAQIAAQGNLKGSSFTRTAQAEPFTAFIAAIRSQKSHLDLEIIFAALVQQYYTRLDRINREYRVGATKLDQVKRYYDVLQKLYEEVYSARPEKFLSDQKTLEAAYLFFLEEARKQLKSQSEDDSVETTTTV
- the cas7d gene encoding type I-D CRISPR-associated protein Cas7/Csc2, with product MSISKLSSVLATSYENFPKGRFITLVVLRTTHSETIFRTEGSGEPMCSEFVQAGLEGENQKTIIQRLVMTKRKQVAPERRYGREHLRAHELLYTNPKDGSLCSLNTNAPCEMCVDCFLYGFAAGGGGAQKSRIWTEDAFSILPASDVVGDRTINAIYETGTMRDEKGNASTALNTSEYIKPGVHFLDVVTLKDVTADELRYIIGNILFTSRYGAVSSRVGRMENEILGVFGSITELPSSLELVQATYDVLGKPLEHPLNINQLITASKQVIANWKNKRGVSVQLSEEELANLLTDVETNWSPDERDNFLKRLTQSYESFRQVAPEKNKGKGKSKGKNTPVEVEI